A part of Chthonomonadales bacterium genomic DNA contains:
- a CDS encoding phosphotransferase, with amino-acid sequence MRQPWDPEIQVTPEIAAAAIERQFPALRPARPEPLGSGWDNAAFLVNGRYVFRFPRRHIAVPLIRAEMRYLPLLAPRLPVAVPMPRFAGAPDSGFPYPFAGYERLLGTPACRLTWTAEARAGLAWPLGRFLAALHAIPVDSRSAAEAPGDTLRRADMRARLPLLRQRLARALPPQPGLGSEELAELAGRLAEAPPHTSGPCWVHGDLYACHLLVEEAGRLSGVIDWGDLHLGDPAVDLSIAFSFLPPAARPALREAYGPVPEAAWDRARFRALHYGVVLLLYGRETGDEAFRAAGEHALRGAME; translated from the coding sequence GTGCGGCAGCCGTGGGACCCCGAGATCCAGGTCACCCCCGAGATCGCCGCGGCGGCCATCGAGCGCCAGTTCCCGGCGCTGCGCCCGGCGCGCCCGGAGCCCCTCGGCTCCGGGTGGGACAACGCCGCCTTCCTCGTCAATGGGCGCTACGTCTTCCGCTTCCCGCGCCGCCACATCGCCGTGCCGCTCATCCGAGCTGAAATGCGCTACCTGCCCCTCCTCGCCCCGCGCCTGCCCGTCGCCGTGCCGATGCCGCGCTTCGCCGGAGCCCCCGATTCGGGCTTCCCCTACCCCTTCGCCGGCTACGAGAGGCTCCTGGGCACTCCCGCCTGCCGCCTGACGTGGACAGCGGAGGCGCGCGCGGGGCTGGCCTGGCCGCTCGGGCGCTTCCTGGCCGCGCTGCACGCCATCCCGGTCGACTCCAGGTCCGCCGCCGAGGCTCCCGGCGACACGCTGCGGCGCGCCGACATGCGCGCTCGCCTGCCGCTCCTTCGCCAGCGGCTGGCGCGCGCGTTGCCTCCGCAGCCGGGGTTGGGCTCCGAGGAGCTCGCCGAGCTCGCCGGCCGGCTCGCTGAGGCGCCCCCGCACACGTCCGGCCCGTGCTGGGTGCACGGAGACCTCTACGCATGCCACCTGCTCGTGGAGGAGGCGGGGCGCCTGAGCGGGGTGATCGACTGGGGCGACCTGCACCTGGGCGACCCCGCAGTCGACCTCTCCATCGCCTTCAGCTTCCTGCCGCCCGCGGCGCGCCCGGCCCTCCGCGAGGCGTACGGACCCGTTCCGGAGGCGGCCTGGGATCGGGCGCGCTTCCGCGCGCTGCACTACGGGGTGGTGCTGCTCCTCTACGGCCGCGAGACGGGCGACGAGGCCTTCCGCGCGGCCGGCGAGCACGCTCTGCGTGGCGCGATGGAGTGA
- a CDS encoding peptidyl-prolyl cis-trans isomerase, giving the protein MQTPPGSGPAERPARRMAAPAAGERAGSKRSRVPVWVLVCAAFVVGVAGGALAMRARSRAYLTQTVVAVNGVPIRRDAFFRRLEMASGRQVIRQMVGEELQLQFAAKNGTLPSDAEVAKRYAELSRNKAFAERMARRGFTPDEARHDIRLELSATDIVNKGIQVSDAEIKRFYQQNVDPKNSRALYYTPEWVQMAVIVTATEAQSRRALGDLNKGIPFATVARTYSTDQSRERGGVLPGPTLRGRTRASKTPGFEDAVFGMKVGQQIGPRKFAGAWWIIRCLDKQPAKKRPFEEVKGEARTGAMLVKGLPVNSKKTQAAFEGFQRKANIQAFWTYYKDAVKVD; this is encoded by the coding sequence GTGCAGACACCGCCCGGCAGTGGGCCGGCGGAGAGGCCGGCGCGGCGTATGGCCGCCCCGGCGGCGGGGGAGCGCGCGGGGAGCAAGCGGTCGCGCGTTCCGGTCTGGGTGCTGGTGTGCGCCGCGTTCGTGGTCGGCGTGGCGGGCGGGGCGCTGGCGATGCGCGCGAGGAGTCGTGCCTACCTGACGCAGACGGTGGTGGCGGTGAACGGGGTTCCGATTCGGCGCGATGCCTTCTTCCGGCGGCTGGAGATGGCGTCCGGACGCCAGGTGATCCGGCAGATGGTCGGCGAGGAGCTCCAGTTGCAGTTCGCCGCGAAGAACGGGACGCTGCCGAGCGACGCGGAGGTGGCGAAGCGGTACGCCGAGCTGAGCCGCAACAAGGCCTTTGCCGAACGTATGGCGCGTCGCGGCTTCACGCCGGACGAGGCCAGGCACGATATCCGCCTCGAGCTGAGTGCGACAGACATCGTCAACAAGGGCATCCAGGTGTCCGATGCCGAGATCAAACGCTTCTACCAGCAGAACGTCGATCCGAAGAACTCGCGCGCGCTCTACTACACGCCGGAGTGGGTACAGATGGCGGTCATCGTGACCGCCACCGAGGCGCAGTCCCGGCGCGCATTGGGCGATCTGAACAAGGGTATTCCGTTCGCGACCGTGGCGCGGACGTACAGCACAGACCAGAGCCGCGAGCGCGGCGGCGTGCTTCCCGGCCCCACGCTGCGGGGCCGAACCCGGGCGAGCAAGACGCCGGGCTTCGAAGACGCTGTGTTCGGCATGAAGGTGGGGCAGCAGATAGGGCCGCGCAAGTTCGCCGGCGCGTGGTGGATCATTCGCTGCCTGGACAAGCAGCCGGCGAAGAAGCGCCCGTTCGAGGAAGTGAAGGGCGAGGCGCGCACGGGAGCCATGCTGGTCAAGGGGCTCCCCGTCAACTCGAAGAAGACCCAGGCCGCGTTCGAGGGGTTCCAGCGCAAGGCGAACATCCAGGCGTTCTGGACCTACTACAAGGACGCGGTCAAGGTCGATTAG
- a CDS encoding Gfo/Idh/MocA family oxidoreductase produces the protein MERVGIGVVGAGSIGIRGALQHLCLPDVQDRVRLAAVCDPVPGRAAAAAEKFGVERSYERYEDLLADAGVDAITLGSPIGLHYEQGMAALRAGKHAHFNKTMTTTADEATRLIDEAAARGLRLVASPGQMLRPVNLRIRQLIREGTLGRLAWATTGAAFGAYHEQESVRQGEDVLSNINPAWYWRRPGGGPMYDMTVYGLHALTGVLGPARRVAGMSGVAVREREFGGRTYPCDMDDNTFLVLDFGGELYAFVYGALTGSVSAFGAPSYFGTRGAIAGSTLNGQPIEYPGREEAERSGDNVLLPHVVGAHRAMDEAHVFEDIMQLVDWVREGRGSCATAEHARHVIEIIEAGYRAAETGRTQDLTTTFAPADA, from the coding sequence ATGGAGCGAGTCGGGATCGGCGTGGTCGGCGCGGGCAGCATCGGCATCCGTGGCGCGCTGCAGCACCTGTGTCTGCCGGACGTGCAGGACCGCGTGCGCCTGGCGGCCGTGTGCGACCCGGTGCCGGGGCGCGCCGCCGCGGCCGCGGAGAAGTTCGGAGTCGAGCGCAGCTACGAGCGCTACGAGGACCTGCTGGCCGACGCGGGGGTGGATGCCATCACGCTCGGCTCCCCCATCGGCCTCCACTATGAGCAGGGGATGGCCGCTCTGCGCGCCGGCAAGCACGCCCACTTCAACAAGACGATGACGACGACGGCCGACGAGGCCACGCGCCTGATCGACGAGGCAGCCGCGCGTGGCCTGCGGCTCGTCGCTTCGCCGGGGCAGATGCTGCGCCCCGTGAACCTGCGGATCCGCCAGTTGATCCGAGAGGGCACGCTGGGGCGCCTGGCGTGGGCCACCACGGGCGCGGCGTTCGGCGCCTACCATGAGCAGGAGAGCGTGCGCCAGGGGGAGGATGTGCTCTCCAACATCAATCCGGCCTGGTACTGGCGCCGGCCGGGCGGCGGGCCGATGTACGACATGACCGTCTACGGCCTGCACGCCCTCACCGGCGTGCTCGGACCGGCGCGACGCGTCGCCGGGATGTCCGGCGTGGCGGTGCGGGAGCGCGAGTTTGGGGGGCGGACGTACCCCTGCGACATGGACGACAACACGTTCCTCGTGCTCGACTTCGGCGGCGAGCTCTACGCGTTCGTCTACGGCGCCCTGACGGGCTCCGTCTCGGCCTTTGGCGCGCCGAGCTACTTCGGCACCCGGGGCGCCATCGCCGGCTCCACGCTCAACGGCCAGCCAATCGAGTACCCGGGGCGCGAGGAGGCGGAGCGCTCTGGCGACAACGTGCTGCTGCCGCACGTGGTGGGCGCACACCGCGCGATGGATGAGGCACACGTATTCGAGGACATCATGCAGCTCGTCGACTGGGTGCGCGAGGGCAGGGGGAGCTGCGCGACGGCCGAGCACGCCCGCCACGTGATCGAGATCATCGAGGCCGGCTACCGCGCCGCGGAGACCGGCCGAACGCAGGACCTCACGACGACCTTCGCGCCGGCCGACGCGTAG
- a CDS encoding cellulase family glycosylhydrolase, giving the protein MTRRCPILAVLLAASALARPVLALPRWELRRGERCFRVDGRATFVLGRNPTETSVEAFDRGFRDAAAAGEKIVRVHLMHGIPPGGAPGKVDETWAAQWDRVLDAAERRGIAVIPVFTIWAQWNDGSNGEYWHVWNDNPYNAARGGPAATPADLFRDTACRRAWLGWLGALVRRWQPHPCIVAWEPISEIDLVTGSTPSSAAGFAAEAARVVRAADPRRRPLTVSLSGIVDWPEVNGSPAVDIVQTHPYGEHPRYAGNLDTMIVDSVRERLRRYGKPVLIGECGLDARPPAKTITLAGRAAVGIRHALWASVVSGAMNGRMLWWEDGYDKYEHADIAGRYVDAAAPMARFVEGLSFRGLRPADAVPSPGLTGAALAGGGLVVGWFRDARCGPPEWPARRVEGGLVTLPGARGGRWSVRFYDARTGGPLGDPVTVDARGALRVALPEFEESIAFIAKARSERRP; this is encoded by the coding sequence GTGACCCGCCGCTGCCCGATTCTCGCCGTCCTCCTCGCTGCCTCGGCCCTCGCCCGGCCCGTCCTGGCACTCCCTCGCTGGGAGCTGCGCCGGGGCGAGCGATGCTTTCGTGTGGACGGCCGCGCCACTTTCGTCCTGGGTCGCAACCCCACGGAGACCAGCGTCGAGGCCTTCGATCGTGGCTTTCGGGACGCGGCCGCGGCCGGCGAGAAGATCGTGCGCGTGCACCTGATGCACGGCATCCCGCCCGGTGGCGCGCCCGGCAAGGTTGATGAGACGTGGGCGGCACAGTGGGACCGCGTCCTCGATGCCGCCGAGCGGCGCGGGATCGCCGTCATCCCGGTGTTCACGATCTGGGCGCAGTGGAACGACGGCAGCAACGGCGAGTACTGGCACGTGTGGAACGACAACCCGTACAACGCCGCGCGCGGGGGCCCCGCCGCCACTCCCGCCGACCTGTTCCGCGACACCGCGTGCCGCCGCGCGTGGCTTGGCTGGCTCGGCGCTCTCGTGAGGCGGTGGCAGCCGCACCCCTGCATCGTGGCGTGGGAGCCCATCTCCGAGATCGATCTGGTGACCGGGTCGACGCCGTCTTCCGCCGCCGGGTTCGCCGCGGAGGCCGCGCGCGTCGTGCGCGCCGCCGACCCGCGACGAAGGCCGCTCACCGTCTCCCTCTCGGGCATCGTCGACTGGCCCGAGGTGAACGGCAGCCCCGCGGTCGACATCGTGCAGACCCACCCCTACGGAGAGCACCCGCGCTACGCGGGCAACCTGGACACGATGATCGTGGACAGCGTGCGCGAGCGCCTGCGCCGCTATGGCAAGCCGGTGCTGATCGGCGAGTGCGGACTGGACGCGCGCCCGCCCGCGAAGACGATCACGCTGGCCGGGCGGGCCGCCGTCGGCATCCGGCACGCCCTCTGGGCCTCCGTTGTCTCCGGCGCGATGAACGGACGCATGCTCTGGTGGGAAGATGGCTACGACAAGTACGAGCACGCCGACATTGCGGGGCGGTACGTGGACGCGGCCGCGCCGATGGCGCGCTTCGTCGAGGGGCTCTCTTTCCGCGGCCTTCGGCCTGCCGATGCCGTTCCCTCGCCCGGCCTCACGGGAGCCGCGCTGGCCGGGGGCGGGCTCGTGGTCGGCTGGTTCCGCGACGCCCGCTGCGGCCCTCCGGAGTGGCCGGCTCGCCGCGTGGAAGGCGGGCTCGTCACGCTTCCGGGAGCGCGAGGGGGACGGTGGAGCGTGCGGTTCTACGATGCGCGCACCGGAGGGCCTCTTGGCGACCCCGTGACGGTGGACGCCCGAGGCGCCCTGCGCGTTGCGCTGCCGGAGTTCGAGGAGTCGATCGCGTTCATCGCGAAGGCGCGTTCGGAGCGCCGCCCCTGA
- a CDS encoding TIGR03790 family protein, whose amino-acid sequence MGSRATWLLASLLALSATMARAEQADPATVLVVANANNARSIALADYYMWKRAVPPQNRLLLSCDAADNADTCSLAFYNSNISAPIYAKIATLPRIDYIVLCRNLPVKITNTAGSVDSALAGKGTVKRDNPYYGGTPPFSSAATGVYLVTRLDGWSWGDAFGLVDRGQTHAGSGLFAFDMDPGKTTSFSYKFYNNLMSTANAAVAALGLPTVLDNTSTFIRPNAPLGGYISWGSNDSHYSATAYTGLVFAPGAIVETLVSTSASNVRYPGGGQSQISMLVRNGVAGIKGYVAEPMVDATARPQILFVRYAQGANLAESFYAASPYMAWKDVVLGDPLCAPYAP is encoded by the coding sequence ATGGGATCCCGAGCGACCTGGCTTCTGGCCTCACTCCTGGCGCTCAGCGCGACCATGGCGCGGGCCGAGCAGGCCGACCCCGCCACGGTGCTGGTGGTGGCCAACGCCAACAACGCCAGGAGCATTGCCCTGGCCGACTACTATATGTGGAAGCGGGCCGTCCCGCCCCAGAACCGGCTGCTGCTGAGCTGCGACGCCGCCGACAACGCGGACACCTGCAGCCTGGCATTCTACAACTCCAACATCTCCGCGCCAATCTATGCGAAGATCGCCACGCTCCCGCGGATCGACTACATCGTCCTCTGTCGCAACCTGCCGGTGAAGATCACCAATACCGCCGGCAGCGTCGACAGCGCCCTCGCGGGGAAGGGGACCGTCAAGCGCGATAACCCGTACTATGGAGGGACTCCCCCCTTCTCCTCCGCCGCGACCGGAGTCTATCTGGTCACACGGCTTGATGGGTGGTCGTGGGGGGATGCGTTCGGCCTCGTGGACCGGGGCCAGACCCACGCCGGTTCCGGGCTGTTCGCGTTCGATATGGATCCGGGCAAGACGACGAGTTTCTCCTACAAGTTCTATAACAACCTCATGTCGACGGCCAATGCCGCGGTCGCGGCGCTCGGCCTTCCGACGGTGCTGGACAACACGAGCACGTTCATACGTCCGAACGCCCCGCTCGGCGGCTACATCAGTTGGGGAAGCAACGATTCTCACTATTCGGCCACGGCCTACACCGGGCTCGTGTTCGCGCCCGGCGCCATCGTCGAGACGTTGGTCAGCACCTCGGCGAGCAACGTGCGCTACCCGGGCGGAGGGCAGAGCCAGATATCGATGCTCGTGCGCAACGGCGTCGCCGGCATCAAGGGCTATGTGGCCGAGCCGATGGTGGACGCAACCGCTCGACCGCAGATCCTCTTCGTGCGGTACGCCCAGGGCGCCAACCTGGCGGAGTCGTTCTACGCGGCATCGCCCTACATGGCGTGGAAGGACGTCGTGCTCGGGGATCCGCTCTGTGCTCCCTACGCGCCGTAG
- a CDS encoding TIGR03790 family protein: MRTFHRVHGLVMLLLLFGAAQAGAQTTDPGSVLVVANANSPQSIALADYYMGRRAIPAENRLLLDWNASDTAESCDLPTYNLKIADPIRERIAQLPGIDYIVLCRNLPYRILRSTVTIRGVVLGPNSVAGAAASVDSALSAGRASVARNPYFGAADAFSSARYGIYLVTRLDGATWGDAFKLVDRSVMAAPGGVIFFDLDPEKDTYPVYKVFNDAMGRALNAVADAGQAALVDSTSAFADPAPALAVYVGWGASDSGFSSTRYANFAFTPGSIAEMGCPTSAASLRSESASTGQINVLIRNGVTGVKGYLGGTPALASADPELLMRSYLGGRNLAESFYGASRFVGGYDVVIGDPLCRTYVAP, from the coding sequence ATGCGCACCTTCCATCGAGTCCACGGCCTGGTGATGCTGTTGCTGCTGTTCGGCGCCGCCCAGGCCGGCGCCCAGACCACCGATCCTGGCTCCGTGCTGGTCGTGGCCAATGCCAACAGCCCGCAGAGCATCGCGCTGGCCGACTACTACATGGGCCGACGCGCCATTCCCGCCGAGAACCGGCTGCTCCTGGACTGGAACGCCAGCGACACCGCCGAGAGCTGCGACCTGCCTACCTACAACCTCAAGATCGCCGACCCGATCCGCGAGCGGATCGCGCAGCTCCCCGGCATCGACTACATCGTGCTCTGCCGCAACCTGCCCTACCGCATCCTGCGCTCGACCGTCACCATTCGCGGTGTCGTGCTCGGGCCCAACTCCGTCGCCGGGGCGGCCGCCAGCGTCGACAGCGCCCTCAGCGCCGGACGCGCCTCCGTGGCCCGCAACCCCTACTTCGGGGCCGCCGACGCCTTCAGCTCCGCCCGCTACGGCATCTACCTGGTCACCCGCCTCGACGGCGCCACGTGGGGCGACGCCTTCAAGCTCGTCGACCGCTCCGTCATGGCGGCGCCCGGCGGGGTGATCTTCTTCGACCTCGACCCGGAGAAGGACACCTATCCCGTCTACAAGGTGTTCAACGACGCCATGGGACGCGCCCTCAACGCCGTCGCCGACGCCGGCCAGGCCGCCCTGGTCGACAGCACCAGCGCCTTCGCCGACCCGGCCCCCGCCCTGGCCGTCTACGTGGGCTGGGGCGCCAGCGACTCGGGCTTCTCGTCAACGCGCTACGCCAACTTCGCCTTCACGCCAGGCTCCATCGCCGAGATGGGCTGCCCAACCTCGGCCGCCTCCCTTCGCAGCGAGTCGGCCTCCACCGGGCAGATCAACGTGCTGATTCGCAATGGGGTGACGGGCGTGAAGGGCTACCTGGGCGGCACGCCCGCCCTGGCCTCGGCCGACCCCGAGCTGCTGATGCGCTCCTACCTGGGAGGGCGCAACCTGGCGGAGTCCTTCTACGGCGCCTCGCGCTTCGTCGGAGGCTACGACGTGGTGATCGGAGACCCACTCTGCCGGACCTACGTCGCTCCGTAG
- a CDS encoding SDR family oxidoreductase encodes MLLDGKVVIVTGGGRGIGACISRVLARHGARVAVDYCAGAEKAERTVREIREAGGTARAFRADVRDSEAVREMAEAVAAEYGRIDGLVNNAIGGRQEGTLAESGLDAYRNMLDFGCIAVVNTISAVRPYMREQGGGRIVNIVTELWNMAPAGWSPYLAGKGAMVGLSRSLACELGPESITVNMVAPGWMADEKVDTDSEGSRRFGESLPLRRHGSGDEIGNGCVFFLSDLAGYVTGAYLPVTGGRVTQAGV; translated from the coding sequence ATGCTGCTCGATGGAAAGGTCGTGATCGTCACTGGCGGCGGGCGCGGCATCGGCGCCTGTATCTCGCGCGTGTTGGCGCGCCACGGCGCGCGTGTCGCCGTCGATTACTGCGCCGGCGCCGAGAAGGCGGAGCGCACCGTGCGAGAGATCAGGGAGGCAGGCGGCACGGCGCGCGCCTTCCGTGCCGACGTACGCGACTCGGAGGCGGTGCGGGAGATGGCGGAGGCGGTGGCGGCCGAGTACGGGCGGATCGACGGCCTGGTGAACAACGCCATCGGCGGCCGCCAGGAGGGGACCCTGGCCGAGTCCGGCCTCGACGCCTACCGCAACATGCTCGACTTTGGCTGCATCGCCGTCGTCAACACGATCTCGGCGGTGCGCCCCTACATGCGCGAGCAAGGCGGTGGGCGCATCGTCAATATCGTCACCGAGCTCTGGAACATGGCGCCGGCGGGCTGGTCGCCCTACCTGGCCGGTAAGGGGGCGATGGTGGGGCTCTCGCGCTCGCTGGCCTGCGAGCTGGGGCCCGAGAGCATTACGGTCAACATGGTCGCGCCGGGCTGGATGGCCGACGAGAAGGTCGACACGGACTCGGAGGGCTCCCGCCGCTTCGGCGAGTCGCTGCCGCTGCGGCGCCACGGCAGCGGTGACGAGATCGGCAACGGCTGCGTCTTCTTCCTGAGCGACCTCGCCGGCTACGTCACGGGCGCCTACCTGCCCGTCACGGGCGGGCGAGTCACCCAGGCGGGCGTCTGA
- a CDS encoding DegT/DnrJ/EryC1/StrS family aminotransferase, with product MPSPLALLGGTPAVPPDAVRPWPPTGPRDEERVLDALHSGVHAWGAHCEALQAEWASWNGNRFCMATNSGTAALHMALAACGAGAGDEVLTPAYSWTSSVSCILHHNAIPVFVDVEPTWANIDPARIEEAITPLTKAILIVHLHGVPADMEAIAEIAARHGLAVVEDCCQAHGALHQGRKVGTLGDCAAFSLNQNKMLCAGEGGLFVTDDAARLERGRALALFGDFRRPPYDEGEAHYGLGWMYRCNELNAAFARAQLERLDENIAHARRLFGALRERLAGVPGLVLPTEPEWAAENGYNFVCHVDPEGVGYAGPANVLREAVVCALAAEGVPAMVWQRRVLPEMAAVRSRNAYGGGSPWRESGSTVRYDPARFPMSLYHSATYFIVGGLRLPNTVETAGLIADAVLKVFRHLPSLDIDAVGHSADVSLYERGWRRHRAD from the coding sequence ATGCCCTCGCCGCTCGCTCTCCTTGGCGGCACGCCCGCCGTGCCGCCCGACGCCGTGCGGCCCTGGCCGCCCACCGGCCCCCGCGACGAGGAACGGGTGCTCGACGCCCTTCACAGCGGCGTGCACGCCTGGGGAGCCCACTGCGAGGCCCTTCAGGCCGAATGGGCCTCCTGGAACGGCAACCGCTTCTGCATGGCCACCAACAGCGGCACCGCCGCGCTCCATATGGCGCTGGCCGCCTGCGGGGCCGGCGCGGGGGACGAGGTGCTGACGCCGGCCTACTCCTGGACCTCCTCCGTGAGCTGCATCCTCCATCACAACGCGATCCCGGTGTTCGTTGACGTCGAGCCGACCTGGGCCAACATCGACCCCGCCCGCATCGAGGAGGCGATCACCCCGCTCACGAAGGCCATCCTGATCGTCCACCTGCACGGCGTTCCCGCCGACATGGAGGCCATCGCCGAGATCGCCGCGCGCCACGGCCTCGCCGTGGTCGAGGACTGCTGCCAGGCCCACGGCGCGCTCCACCAGGGGCGCAAGGTTGGCACGCTCGGCGACTGCGCGGCATTCAGCCTCAACCAGAACAAGATGCTCTGCGCCGGCGAGGGTGGCCTGTTCGTGACGGATGACGCCGCGCGATTGGAGCGCGGCCGGGCCCTGGCCCTCTTCGGCGACTTCCGACGTCCGCCCTACGACGAGGGCGAGGCCCACTACGGCCTGGGCTGGATGTACCGCTGCAACGAGCTCAACGCCGCCTTCGCCCGGGCGCAGCTCGAGCGCCTGGACGAGAACATCGCCCACGCCCGCCGCCTCTTCGGCGCGCTGCGCGAGCGGCTGGCCGGCGTGCCCGGGCTCGTGCTGCCCACCGAGCCGGAGTGGGCCGCCGAGAACGGCTACAACTTCGTCTGTCACGTGGATCCGGAGGGCGTGGGCTACGCCGGCCCCGCCAACGTATTGCGCGAGGCCGTGGTTTGCGCGCTGGCCGCGGAGGGCGTGCCGGCGATGGTGTGGCAGCGACGGGTCCTGCCCGAGATGGCGGCCGTGCGCTCGCGCAACGCCTACGGAGGCGGCAGTCCGTGGCGGGAGTCCGGCTCCACGGTACGCTACGACCCGGCACGGTTCCCCATGTCGCTCTACCACTCCGCCACCTACTTCATTGTGGGCGGCCTGCGGCTGCCGAACACCGTGGAGACGGCCGGCCTCATCGCGGACGCCGTGCTCAAGGTGTTTCGCCACCTGCCGTCCCTCGACATCGACGCCGTGGGGCACTCCGCCGACGTGAGCCTCTACGAGCGCGGTTGGCGCCGTCACCGGGCGGACTGA
- a CDS encoding chloride channel protein — protein MDQIEDRLADFTTDRRVLILSAAAVVIGVIGAAVAYSLVWLIAVMTNLAYYHRLSSASVSPAGSPLGYAAVLVPVVGGLIVGLMARYGSDKIRGHGIPEALEAILIGRSRIGPKVAILKPLSSAISIGTGGPFGAEGPIIMTGGAFGSLLAQFVHLSSAERKTLLVAGASAGMAAVFGTPVAAVLLAVELLLFEWKPRSFIPVAIAAATAAALRVPLLGAGPLFPVGPHAPLGVHGLVIAGVVGVLAGLGSGALTNLVYGFEDLFPKLPIHWMWWPAIGGLFVGLGGLIDPRVLGVGYETIHALLRNQVVGVALLGILIGKSLVWSIALGSGTSGGVLAPLLMMGAALGALEARYLPIGSPGLWAMVSMAAMMGGTMRSPFTAVVFTLELTHDLNVVPALLVGCIASEAVSVLLLRRSILTEKVARHGHHITREYAMDPFDICRVGEAMESNPTPLRADMRLADLAAGAAGGYQAMARVHAAPIVDGAGRLVGVITQSDILRALEEPDGDCTTVLEAGTPDPVVAYPDELMRDAVKRMLRHQIGRLPVVSRENPRQLVGFLERRNVMAARQGWYEEEYVRERVWKARRPRSRTDGSSPIA, from the coding sequence ATGGATCAGATCGAGGACAGACTGGCGGACTTCACGACCGACCGACGGGTACTGATACTTTCGGCGGCGGCGGTGGTGATCGGCGTCATCGGCGCGGCGGTCGCCTACAGCCTGGTGTGGCTGATCGCCGTCATGACGAACCTGGCCTACTACCACCGCCTATCGTCGGCGTCCGTGTCCCCGGCGGGCAGCCCGCTCGGCTACGCGGCGGTCCTGGTGCCCGTGGTCGGCGGGCTCATCGTCGGTCTGATGGCGCGCTACGGCTCGGATAAGATCCGGGGCCACGGGATACCGGAGGCGCTCGAAGCCATCCTGATCGGGCGCAGCCGCATCGGGCCGAAGGTGGCGATCCTCAAGCCCCTGTCCTCGGCGATCTCCATCGGCACCGGAGGCCCTTTCGGCGCCGAGGGTCCCATCATCATGACGGGCGGCGCCTTCGGATCGCTGCTGGCGCAGTTCGTGCATCTTTCCTCCGCCGAGCGCAAGACCCTGCTGGTCGCCGGAGCCTCCGCGGGCATGGCGGCCGTCTTCGGCACGCCGGTCGCCGCGGTCCTGCTCGCGGTCGAACTGCTGCTCTTCGAATGGAAGCCCCGCAGCTTCATCCCCGTCGCCATCGCGGCCGCCACGGCGGCGGCGCTGCGCGTGCCGCTCCTCGGAGCGGGTCCGCTCTTCCCCGTGGGCCCGCACGCCCCGCTGGGAGTGCATGGGCTCGTGATCGCGGGCGTCGTCGGCGTCCTGGCCGGCCTCGGCTCGGGGGCGCTCACCAACCTGGTCTATGGGTTCGAGGACCTCTTTCCGAAGCTGCCGATCCACTGGATGTGGTGGCCGGCCATCGGCGGGCTCTTCGTTGGACTCGGCGGCCTGATAGACCCGCGCGTGCTCGGAGTCGGTTACGAGACCATCCATGCCCTGCTGCGCAACCAGGTCGTGGGGGTCGCGCTCCTGGGCATCCTGATCGGCAAGTCGCTGGTCTGGTCGATCGCGCTCGGATCGGGCACCTCCGGGGGCGTCCTGGCCCCGCTGCTGATGATGGGCGCGGCGCTCGGAGCCCTCGAGGCGCGCTATCTGCCCATCGGGAGCCCGGGGCTCTGGGCGATGGTCAGCATGGCGGCCATGATGGGCGGCACCATGCGCTCGCCGTTCACCGCCGTCGTCTTCACCCTCGAGTTAACGCACGACCTGAACGTCGTCCCGGCGCTCCTGGTGGGATGCATCGCGTCCGAGGCGGTCAGCGTCCTCCTCCTGCGTCGCTCCATCCTGACCGAGAAGGTGGCGCGGCACGGGCACCACATCACGCGCGAGTACGCCATGGACCCCTTCGACATCTGCCGGGTGGGCGAGGCGATGGAGTCCAATCCGACGCCGCTGCGCGCCGACATGCGGCTTGCCGATCTTGCCGCCGGGGCCGCCGGCGGGTACCAGGCGATGGCCCGCGTCCATGCCGCGCCGATCGTCGATGGCGCCGGGCGCCTGGTGGGCGTCATTACGCAGAGCGACATCTTGCGCGCTCTGGAGGAGCCGGACGGCGACTGCACCACCGTCCTGGAGGCGGGCACGCCGGATCCCGTCGTAGCCTATCCCGACGAACTGATGCGCGACGCCGTCAAACGCATGCTCCGGCACCAGATCGGGCGCCTGCCGGTCGTCAGCCGCGAGAACCCGCGCCAGCTCGTCGGCTTCCTCGAGCGCCGAAACGTGATGGCCGCGCGCCAGGGCTGGTACGAGGAGGAATACGTCCGCGAGCGGGTCTGGAAGGCCCGCCGCCCGCGGAGCCGAACGGATGGAAGCTCGCCCATCGCCTGA